One window from the genome of Actinoplanes teichomyceticus ATCC 31121 encodes:
- a CDS encoding RNA ligase RtcB family protein — MSDQTTSATVSVFASAHSWIESGALDQCHRVAALPGMRHVAGMPDLHPGKGAPIGAAMISSVLYPFLVGSDIGCGIAVFPFRLKRAVPERLAARFPDLDVPLDAAADAGDPAWAVLDGPIPAGHTDGLGTVGRGNHFVELARIGAVLDTGHADRLGLAAGDLVLIVHSGSRGLGERILRSHTEVHGAGPAPDPAAYLAAHDDAVRWGSLNRRLLAARVAHALGAPVEPPIVDECHNSVELRDGAYLHRKGAANGDGRDVLVAGTRGTPSFLVAGHAGAEAGFSVAHGAGRKMSRADALRRGRAKHTVEELRRTPVGSVVVCGDRQLLFEEAPTAYKRIEQVIADLVEHRLATRVASTIPLVTYKTADAEPRRRPSGADARGRAAETGPRRDRGRR; from the coding sequence TTGTCTGATCAGACCACCTCGGCGACGGTGTCCGTCTTCGCCTCCGCGCACAGCTGGATCGAGTCCGGCGCGCTGGACCAGTGCCACCGGGTCGCCGCGCTGCCCGGCATGCGGCACGTCGCCGGGATGCCCGACCTGCATCCCGGCAAGGGCGCCCCGATCGGCGCCGCGATGATCTCGTCCGTGCTCTACCCGTTCCTGGTCGGCTCGGACATCGGCTGCGGCATCGCGGTCTTCCCGTTCCGGCTCAAGCGCGCGGTGCCGGAACGGCTCGCCGCCCGCTTCCCCGACCTCGACGTCCCGCTGGACGCCGCCGCGGACGCCGGTGACCCGGCCTGGGCGGTGCTGGACGGCCCGATCCCGGCCGGGCACACCGACGGCCTGGGCACGGTGGGCCGCGGCAACCACTTCGTCGAACTGGCCCGGATCGGCGCCGTCCTCGACACCGGGCACGCGGACCGGCTCGGCCTGGCCGCCGGCGACCTGGTGCTGATCGTGCACAGCGGTTCCCGCGGGCTCGGCGAGCGGATCCTGCGCTCGCACACCGAGGTGCACGGCGCCGGCCCGGCCCCCGACCCGGCCGCGTACCTCGCCGCGCACGACGACGCGGTGCGCTGGGGTTCGCTCAACCGGCGGCTGCTGGCCGCCCGCGTCGCGCACGCGCTGGGCGCCCCGGTGGAGCCGCCGATCGTGGACGAGTGCCACAACTCGGTGGAGCTGCGCGACGGCGCGTACCTGCACCGCAAGGGCGCGGCGAACGGCGACGGCCGGGACGTGCTGGTCGCCGGGACCCGCGGCACGCCGTCGTTCCTGGTGGCCGGGCACGCCGGCGCGGAGGCCGGCTTCTCCGTCGCGCACGGCGCGGGACGCAAGATGTCCCGGGCCGATGCCCTGCGGCGGGGCCGGGCGAAGCACACGGTGGAGGAACTGCGGCGTACGCCGGTGGGCTCCGTGGTCGTCTGCGGCGACCGGCAGCTGCTGTTCGAGGAGGCGCCGACCGCGTACAAGCGGATCGAGCAGGTGATCGCCGACCTGGTCGAGCACCGGCTGGCGACCCGGGTGGCCAGCACGATCCCGCTGGTCACCTACAAGACGGCGGACGCCGAGCCGCGTCGCCGCCCGTCCGGCGCCGACGCGCGTGGCCGTGCGGCCGAGACCGGTCCGCGCCGGGACAGGGGACGGCGGTGA
- a CDS encoding LysR family transcriptional regulator → MELRQLEYFVAVAEERHFSRAATRLHVVQSAVSAAIKTLERELGAQLLDRNAKRVRLTDAGAALLPRARVALDAARDARDAVDEVRSGLRGTLRLGVLTSIRLLDLPALLGEYHRRHPGVLLQTSAAPSGSAGLVARLTEHRLDLAFVSLPGPPPPGIRLIDLAHAPLDLVLPADHPLAGRPTVPITDLTDLDFIDSPPGYGNRAVADRAFAAAGVRRRVTIEISDIGTGADFVRHGLGVALLPRFLLTGVTGVAVREVTGADLRWPLSLAVPADRAPGAAARALIALVRTGVPEPR, encoded by the coding sequence GTGGAGCTGCGCCAGCTGGAGTACTTCGTCGCGGTCGCCGAGGAGCGGCACTTCTCCCGGGCGGCCACCCGCCTGCACGTGGTGCAGTCCGCGGTCTCCGCCGCGATCAAAACCCTGGAACGCGAGCTCGGCGCGCAGCTGCTGGACCGCAACGCCAAGCGGGTCCGGCTCACCGACGCCGGCGCCGCCCTGCTTCCGCGCGCCCGGGTCGCGCTGGACGCGGCCCGCGACGCGCGCGACGCGGTCGACGAGGTCCGCAGCGGGCTGCGCGGCACGCTGCGCCTCGGTGTGCTCACCTCGATCCGCCTGCTCGACCTGCCCGCCCTGCTCGGCGAGTACCACCGCCGCCACCCCGGCGTGCTGCTGCAGACCAGCGCCGCGCCGTCCGGCTCGGCCGGTCTGGTCGCCCGGCTCACCGAGCACCGGCTGGACCTGGCGTTCGTCTCGCTGCCCGGGCCGCCACCGCCGGGCATCCGGCTGATCGACCTGGCCCACGCGCCGCTCGACCTGGTACTGCCCGCCGATCACCCGCTGGCCGGACGGCCCACGGTGCCGATCACCGACCTGACCGACCTGGACTTCATCGACTCGCCGCCCGGTTACGGCAACCGGGCGGTGGCCGACCGGGCGTTCGCCGCGGCCGGGGTCCGCCGCCGGGTGACCATCGAGATCAGCGACATCGGCACCGGCGCCGACTTCGTGCGGCACGGGCTGGGCGTCGCGCTGCTGCCCCGCTTCCTGCTGACCGGGGTGACCGGGGTGGCGGTGCGCGAGGTGACCGGGGCGGACCTGCGCTGGCCGCTGTCGCTCGCGGTGCCCGCCGACCGTGCGCCGGGCGCCGCCGCGCGGGCGCTGATCGCCCTGGTCCGGACCGGGGTGCCGGAACCGCGGTGA
- a CDS encoding metallophosphoesterase has translation MTLDEFSEWNQQVLSRHAVTRRSLLLAAMATGATGLAGCAEHQFRLARRAFSAAGGTAGPAGVVVSGRHLSFVPGAGDLPRDAMAVTAQLVSRTGSVPASLRAYVEVGEAPNAYGTRVEAAIRHLTGQYAIPGGPVGSQFYAKARIRGLRPGARYHYRIRLSDGTVSGDAHFTTAPATPQRFTFTAFADVGTNTAPTDPKFAWHDDPAKVTAAGGRWPAGVFDNRYGDTDPIAGKRGTDRTPAATMTRLMGRFRPAFTLLAGDICYANPSGTGLPADDTTALTTGRAPAGRNLFNPYVWDVFLNQIEPQAAFTPWMFATGNHDMEPIYGDTGYLGGSPTHGYGGHVQRLDLPANGPKGCPSVYRFVYGNVGLISVDANELSWELQTNTGYSNGKQVAWLTETLKKWRTAGSGVDFIVAFFHHCAFSTAHNHASDGGVRAAVDPLFSRYHVDLAVQGHNHLFERTDPIRNGRRVRAAPDGATVHPAQDGVTYICVGSGGRPRYPFRPAPGAEAPPPAGVTPKGEQKLPEGERYRGHKPNGRKNTSTTVVNSYYWTKDKNKPKKGRGAPTGARVPESVDWSQVRYDGYAFIAVDVAPPLAPGGSTTMTVRTLADALPGSGKPYTEIDRITLKRTSGLVVAR, from the coding sequence GTGACTCTCGACGAGTTCAGCGAGTGGAACCAGCAGGTCCTGTCCCGGCACGCGGTGACCCGGCGGTCGCTGCTGCTGGCCGCGATGGCGACCGGGGCGACCGGCCTGGCCGGCTGCGCCGAGCACCAGTTCCGGCTCGCCCGGCGGGCGTTCTCGGCCGCCGGGGGCACGGCCGGTCCGGCCGGGGTGGTGGTGTCCGGCCGGCACCTGTCGTTCGTGCCCGGGGCCGGTGACCTCCCGCGCGACGCGATGGCGGTGACCGCGCAGCTGGTCAGCCGTACCGGGTCGGTGCCCGCGTCGCTGCGCGCCTACGTCGAGGTGGGCGAGGCCCCGAACGCCTACGGCACCCGCGTGGAGGCCGCCATCCGTCACCTGACCGGCCAGTACGCGATCCCCGGCGGCCCGGTCGGCAGCCAGTTCTACGCCAAGGCCCGGATCCGCGGGTTGCGGCCGGGCGCGCGCTACCACTACCGGATCCGGCTCTCCGACGGCACGGTCAGCGGCGACGCGCACTTCACCACCGCCCCGGCGACCCCGCAGCGGTTCACCTTCACCGCGTTCGCCGACGTCGGGACGAACACCGCCCCGACCGACCCGAAATTCGCCTGGCACGACGACCCGGCCAAGGTCACCGCGGCCGGCGGCAGGTGGCCGGCCGGGGTCTTCGACAACCGGTACGGCGACACCGACCCGATCGCCGGCAAGCGCGGCACCGACCGGACCCCGGCGGCCACCATGACCCGGCTGATGGGACGGTTCCGGCCGGCGTTCACCCTGCTCGCCGGGGACATCTGCTACGCCAACCCGTCCGGGACCGGGCTGCCGGCCGACGACACCACGGCGCTGACCACGGGACGCGCGCCGGCCGGCCGGAACCTGTTCAACCCGTACGTCTGGGACGTCTTCCTGAACCAGATCGAGCCGCAGGCGGCGTTCACGCCGTGGATGTTCGCCACCGGCAACCACGACATGGAGCCGATCTACGGCGACACCGGCTACCTGGGCGGCAGCCCCACCCACGGGTACGGCGGGCACGTGCAGCGCCTGGACCTGCCGGCCAACGGCCCGAAGGGCTGCCCGTCGGTCTACCGGTTCGTCTACGGCAACGTCGGGCTGATCTCGGTGGACGCCAACGAGCTGTCCTGGGAGCTGCAGACCAACACCGGCTACTCGAACGGCAAGCAGGTCGCCTGGCTCACCGAGACGCTCAAGAAGTGGCGTACGGCCGGATCCGGGGTGGACTTCATCGTGGCGTTCTTCCACCACTGCGCGTTCTCCACGGCGCACAACCACGCCTCCGACGGCGGGGTGCGGGCCGCGGTGGACCCGCTGTTCAGCAGGTACCACGTCGACCTGGCCGTGCAGGGGCACAACCACCTGTTCGAGCGGACCGACCCGATCCGCAACGGCCGGCGGGTCAGGGCCGCCCCGGACGGGGCGACGGTGCACCCGGCGCAGGACGGGGTGACGTACATCTGTGTCGGGTCCGGCGGGCGGCCGCGCTACCCGTTCCGGCCGGCGCCCGGCGCCGAGGCCCCGCCGCCGGCCGGGGTGACCCCGAAGGGCGAGCAGAAGCTGCCCGAGGGCGAGCGTTACCGCGGCCACAAACCGAACGGCAGGAAGAACACCTCGACGACCGTGGTCAACAGCTACTACTGGACCAAGGACAAGAACAAGCCGAAGAAGGGCAGGGGCGCGCCGACCGGCGCGCGGGTGCCCGAGTCGGTGGACTGGTCGCAGGTCCGCTACGACGGGTACGCGTTCATCGCCGTCGACGTGGCGCCACCGCTGGCGCCCGGGGGGAGCACCACGATGACGGTGCGCACCCTGGCGGACGCGCTGCCGGGCAGCGGCAAGCCGTACACCGAGATCGACCGGATCA
- a CDS encoding RICIN domain-containing protein — MRRITRFLATVMAGMTATAPVPAPPPLHQGKIVTRADSTRCLTGGPIGTIVSTRPCGDGVPGQHWYQASTGKFYNGENCVSAEGPVARVAECNGADPAQAWWFVKVLRNGRYGPCLTEEHIDENGYGTVRLRPCTWQRNQKWRSG, encoded by the coding sequence ATGCGGCGCATCACCCGGTTCCTGGCCACCGTGATGGCGGGCATGACAGCCACCGCGCCCGTCCCGGCCCCGCCGCCGCTGCACCAGGGCAAGATCGTCACCAGGGCGGACAGCACGCGGTGCCTGACCGGCGGCCCGATCGGCACGATCGTCAGCACCCGGCCGTGCGGCGACGGCGTGCCCGGTCAGCACTGGTACCAGGCGAGCACCGGCAAGTTCTACAACGGTGAGAACTGTGTCAGCGCCGAAGGCCCGGTCGCGCGGGTCGCCGAATGCAACGGCGCCGACCCGGCCCAGGCGTGGTGGTTCGTGAAGGTCCTGCGCAACGGCCGCTACGGTCCGTGCCTCACCGAGGAACACATCGACGAGAACGGGTACGGAACGGTCCGCCTGCGCCCGTGCACCTGGCAACGCAACCAGAAGTGGCGTTCCGGCTAG
- a CDS encoding nucleotidyltransferase domain-containing protein: MEPVHVARELARDRFPAAEWAMLTGSVVGPHRTAGSDLDIVVLDETDPGHRESLRHRGWPVELFVHTRERLAGFLERERAQRKPSTHRMLAHGVVLFGDPGDLPARCARVLAEGPGPLSPAEHDWLRYSLTDGLDDLRHATDPGERTVIATGLWTGTAEAVLSLAGRWVSGGKWLLRDLREHDPVLAERWLAARDDPAALATEVLAGAGGPLFDGYRA, from the coding sequence ATGGAACCCGTGCATGTCGCCCGTGAGCTGGCACGTGACCGCTTCCCGGCGGCCGAGTGGGCGATGCTCACCGGCAGCGTGGTCGGCCCGCACCGGACCGCGGGCTCCGATCTGGACATCGTGGTGCTGGACGAGACCGATCCGGGGCACCGGGAGAGCCTGCGCCACCGCGGCTGGCCGGTGGAGCTGTTCGTGCACACCCGGGAGAGGCTGGCCGGCTTCCTCGAACGGGAACGCGCCCAGCGCAAGCCGAGCACGCACCGGATGCTCGCCCACGGCGTGGTCCTGTTCGGCGACCCGGGCGACCTGCCGGCCCGGTGCGCGCGGGTGCTCGCCGAGGGCCCGGGACCGCTGAGTCCCGCCGAGCACGACTGGCTGCGCTACAGCCTGACCGACGGCCTGGACGACCTCCGGCACGCCACCGACCCGGGCGAACGCACAGTGATCGCCACGGGGCTGTGGACCGGCACCGCCGAGGCGGTGCTGTCGCTCGCCGGCCGGTGGGTCAGCGGCGGCAAGTGGCTGCTGCGCGACCTGCGCGAACACGATCCTGTGCTGGCCGAGCGCTGGCTGGCGGCCCGCGACGATCCGGCCGCGCTGGCCACCGAGGTGCTGGCGGGAGCGGGCGGGCCCCTGTTCGACGGCTACCGCGCGTGA
- a CDS encoding acyl-CoA synthetase, with protein MPLLAALFEDADRADFVVTPQRRVTRHELLGWAAGLAAEVTGHRIVAVHASAGLPTMVAVTAALLAGVPVVPIPPDAGELERAHILSDSRAELILSDDPSAAGDSAVPVRRISGARPGAVPPEPDPSRPALVLYTSGTTGAPKGVVLSRAALAADLDALAAAWRWTAADTLVHGLPLYHVHGLVLGVLGPLRLGSRLAHTGRPTPEAYADNPGTMYFGVPTVWSRIAAAPERARALSRARLLVSGSAALPVPVFDALAELTGQAPVERYGMTETLITVSARAGGERRAGHVGLPLDGIHTRLVDDVGNPLPDDGVSIGNLQVCGPTLLDGYMRAGGVRPAELIDGWYPTGDVATIGPDGWHRIVGRASTDLIKSGGYRIGAGEVEDVLLLHPAVHEAAVVGTPHMDLGEQVTAFVVADPVAPEELIAFVAQRLAFHKRPRQVYLVPSLPRNAMGKIQKKQLMSG; from the coding sequence ATGCCACTGCTTGCCGCGCTGTTCGAGGACGCCGACCGGGCCGACTTCGTGGTCACCCCGCAGCGGCGGGTCACCCGTCACGAGCTGCTCGGCTGGGCGGCCGGCCTGGCCGCCGAGGTCACCGGCCACCGGATCGTCGCGGTGCACGCCAGCGCCGGGCTGCCGACCATGGTCGCGGTCACCGCCGCGCTGCTGGCCGGGGTGCCGGTCGTCCCGATCCCGCCGGACGCCGGGGAGCTGGAGCGCGCCCACATCCTCAGCGACTCGCGTGCGGAGCTGATCCTCTCCGACGACCCCTCAGCGGCCGGGGACTCGGCCGTGCCGGTCCGGCGGATCAGCGGAGCGCGGCCGGGCGCCGTGCCCCCGGAGCCGGACCCGAGCCGGCCCGCCCTGGTGCTCTACACCAGCGGCACGACCGGCGCCCCGAAGGGTGTCGTGCTGTCGCGGGCGGCGCTCGCCGCCGACCTGGACGCGCTCGCCGCCGCCTGGCGGTGGACCGCCGCTGACACGCTGGTCCACGGGTTGCCGCTCTATCACGTGCACGGGCTGGTGCTGGGCGTCCTCGGCCCGCTGCGGCTGGGTTCGCGCCTGGCGCACACCGGGCGGCCGACCCCGGAGGCGTACGCCGACAACCCCGGCACCATGTACTTCGGCGTCCCGACGGTCTGGTCCCGGATCGCCGCCGCCCCGGAACGGGCGCGCGCCCTGAGCCGGGCCCGGCTGCTCGTCTCCGGCAGCGCCGCGCTGCCCGTCCCGGTCTTCGACGCGCTCGCCGAGCTGACCGGCCAGGCCCCGGTCGAGCGGTACGGCATGACCGAGACCCTGATCACGGTCAGCGCCCGGGCCGGCGGCGAGCGCCGCGCCGGTCACGTCGGCCTGCCCCTGGACGGCATCCACACCCGGCTGGTCGACGACGTCGGCAACCCGCTGCCCGACGACGGGGTGAGCATCGGCAACCTGCAGGTCTGCGGGCCCACCCTGCTCGACGGCTACATGCGCGCCGGTGGCGTGCGCCCGGCCGAGCTGATCGACGGCTGGTACCCGACCGGCGACGTGGCGACGATCGGGCCGGACGGCTGGCACCGGATCGTCGGCCGCGCCTCCACCGACCTGATCAAGAGCGGCGGGTACCGGATCGGCGCCGGCGAGGTCGAGGACGTGCTGCTGCTGCACCCGGCGGTGCACGAGGCGGCCGTGGTCGGCACCCCGCACATGGATCTGGGCGAGCAGGTGACCGCGTTCGTGGTGGCCGACCCGGTGGCGCCGGAGGAGCTGATCGCCTTCGTGGCGCAGCGCCTGGCCTTCCACAAGCGGCCCCGCCAGGTATACCTGGTTCCGAGCCTGCCCCGGAACGCAATGGGCAAGATTCAGAAAAAGCAACTCATGTCCGGTTAG
- a CDS encoding MFS transporter encodes MTLLAPAPRLCAVSGTARHGAGFWMIAAAFLIAMAFSTVPTPLYPLYTARDGFSTFTVTVVFAVYAVGVVISLLLAGHLSDRAGRRRVLLPALGLELAAAALFFSGTSLPVLLAARFLTGLGVGMVTATATAYLHELHAADRPGASRQRFEVVSTVANTGGLGAGALVAGLLAAHVHTPLRTPYAVFAVLLLVALAAVALAPETVTDRPARPAYRPQRIHAERPVAGHLTAGFAAFAVFGLFTSVAPGFVAGVLHHSSRVLAGALVFAVFAAAAAAQALTGRLGNPAKLALGLAAQAGGVLIVLAGMRLASLPVFLAGGVVAGVGAGTLFKAAVGAVTALAAPQHRGAALAGLFLVAYLGLTVPVIGLGLATRAFTALTAMTGFAVLMLALLTAVAALTTRRTAGAPR; translated from the coding sequence ATGACTCTTCTGGCTCCCGCCCCGCGTCTTTGCGCAGTGTCCGGGACGGCCCGGCACGGCGCCGGGTTCTGGATGATCGCCGCGGCGTTCCTGATCGCGATGGCCTTCTCCACCGTCCCGACCCCGCTCTACCCGCTCTACACGGCCCGGGACGGGTTCTCCACGTTCACCGTCACCGTGGTGTTCGCGGTCTACGCGGTCGGTGTCGTGATCAGCCTGCTGCTCGCCGGCCACCTCTCGGACCGGGCCGGGCGCCGGCGGGTCCTGCTCCCGGCGCTCGGCCTGGAGCTCGCCGCCGCGGCGCTGTTCTTCAGCGGCACGTCGCTGCCCGTGCTGCTGGCCGCAAGGTTCCTGACCGGGCTGGGGGTCGGCATGGTCACCGCGACCGCCACGGCGTACCTGCACGAGCTGCACGCCGCGGACCGTCCGGGCGCGTCCCGGCAGCGCTTCGAGGTGGTGTCCACGGTGGCGAACACCGGCGGGCTCGGCGCCGGGGCGCTGGTGGCCGGGCTGCTCGCCGCGCACGTGCATACGCCGTTGCGTACGCCGTACGCGGTCTTCGCGGTCCTGCTGCTCGTCGCCCTCGCCGCGGTCGCCCTGGCCCCGGAGACCGTGACGGACCGCCCGGCCCGGCCGGCCTACCGCCCGCAGCGGATCCACGCCGAGCGGCCCGTCGCCGGCCACCTCACCGCGGGGTTCGCCGCGTTCGCCGTCTTCGGCCTGTTCACCTCGGTCGCCCCGGGCTTCGTCGCGGGCGTCCTGCACCACTCGTCGCGGGTGCTGGCCGGCGCCCTGGTCTTCGCGGTGTTCGCCGCCGCCGCGGCCGCGCAGGCGCTGACCGGCCGCCTCGGCAACCCCGCGAAGCTGGCCCTGGGTCTGGCCGCCCAGGCCGGCGGCGTGCTCATCGTGCTGGCCGGGATGCGCCTGGCGAGTCTGCCGGTCTTCCTGGCCGGCGGCGTGGTCGCCGGGGTGGGCGCGGGCACCCTGTTCAAGGCGGCGGTCGGCGCCGTCACCGCCCTCGCCGCCCCGCAGCACCGGGGCGCAGCACTGGCCGGGCTGTTCCTCGTCGCCTACCTCGGGCTGACCGTGCCGGTGATCGGTCTCGGACTGGCCACCCGGGCGTTCACCGCGCTCACCGCGATGACCGGCTTCGCCGTGCTGATGCTGGCCCTGCTCACCGCCGTCGCCGCGCTGACCACCCGGCGGACCGCCGGCGCGCCGCGGTGA